From the genome of Populus alba chromosome 10, ASM523922v2, whole genome shotgun sequence, one region includes:
- the LOC118045449 gene encoding axial regulator YABBY 4 — MSTLNHLFDPPDQICYVQCGFCTTILLVSVPCSSSSTAVTVICGHCSSLLSVNLTKISFLPFNLLTSLSHDHEQKELLSPDEVNAQKGLDTQSSFTVISSDNDEDIDKINPVNRVINKPPEKRQRAPSAYNCFIKEEIRRLKTENPNMAHKEAFSTAAKNWAHCPHVHYKDDGESIGLEEENGTWSSDAAEVNIESKGFHERKVPRHYMWAKTPFE, encoded by the exons ATGTCAACATTGAACCATCTCTTTGATCCTCCGGATCAGATTTGCTATGTACAGTGTGGTTTTTGTACCACCATTTTACTT GTAAGTGTTCCATGCAGCAGCTCATCCACGGCGGTGACTGTGATATGTGGGCACTGCTCCAGCCTCCTCTCTGTCAACTTGACGAAAATCTCTTTTCTCCCTTTCAATCTCTTAACTTCTCTCAGCCATGATCATGAG CAAAAAGAACTGCTTAGTCCAGACGAAGTCAATGCTCAAAAAGGCTTAGACACGCAAAGTTCATTCACTGTAATCTCTTCTGACAATGATGAAGATATTGACAAAATTAATCCAGTGAATCGTGTCATTAATAAAC CCCCGGAGAAAAGACAGAGAGCACCATCGGCTTATAACTGCTTCATCAA AGAAGAGATTAGAAGGCTTAAAACTGAAAATCCAAACATGGCTCACAAAGAAGCCTTCAGTACAGCTGCAAAAAAT TGGGCCCATTGCCCCCATGTCCACTACAAAGATGATGGAGAGAGCATTGGCTTGGAAGAGGAGAACGGCACATGGTCCTCTGATGCAGCTGAG GTCAACATAGAAAGCAAAGGTTTCCATGAAAGAAAGGTTCCAAGGCATTACATGTGGGCAAAGACACCCTTTGAATGA
- the LOC118045448 gene encoding uncharacterized protein — translation MYLYGHHHRLPCLRCHPHSYIRMVQHLIERCLLLHMSRDQCVKALAKHASVHPLVTLTVWRELQKENRDFFHAYFHSISPRHFTSRRTRRVSRLTREI, via the exons ATGTATCTTTACGGCCACCACCATCGTCTTCCTTGCTTGCGTTGCCACCCACATAGCTACATTAGGATG GTTCAGCATCTGATAGAGAGATGTTTGCTCCTTCACATGAGCAGAGACCAATGCGTGAAGGCACTGGCTAAGCATGCTAGCGTTCATCCACTTGTTACACTTACAG TGTGGAGAGAACTACAGAAGGAGAATAGGGACTTCTTTCATGCATATTTCCATTCAATTTCTCCAAGGCATTTCACGA gCAGGCGTACTCGAAGGGTGTCGAGATTAACGagggaaatataa